A DNA window from Haloactinospora alba contains the following coding sequences:
- the atpD gene encoding F0F1 ATP synthase subunit beta: MTATAEGAAAAGTATGRIARVTGPVVDVEFPVGSLPAIYNALHTDVTVGGTSKTVTLEVEQHLGDNLVRTVSLAPQDGMVRGAEVRDTGEPISVPVGDVVKGHVFNTLGESMDVPSSELEVTERWPIHRSAPSFDQLESKTEMMVTGLKVIDLLTPYVRGGKIGLFGGAGVGKTVLIQEMITRIARNFGGVSVFAGVGERTREGTDLFLEMGDMGVLDDTALVFGQMDEPPGTRLRVALSALTMAEYFRDAKKQDVLLFIDNIFRFTQAGQEVSTLLGRMPSAVGYQPNLADEMGQLQERITSTRGHSITSMQAIYVPADDYTDPAPATTFAHLDATTELSRSIFQKGIFPAIDPLSSTSRILDPQFVGQEHYDVAQRVIQILQRNNDLQDQIAILGIDELSEEDKITVNRARRLERFLSQNMYVAEKFTGEPGVFVTLEETIASFKALCDGEYDHLPEQAFLGVGSIEGAEEKARTLQG; the protein is encoded by the coding sequence GTGACTGCGACTGCTGAAGGGGCGGCCGCGGCTGGCACGGCAACCGGGCGCATCGCCCGGGTGACCGGCCCGGTCGTCGACGTGGAGTTTCCCGTCGGCTCACTGCCGGCGATCTACAACGCCCTGCACACCGATGTGACGGTCGGTGGGACGAGCAAGACGGTGACGCTCGAGGTGGAGCAGCACCTCGGCGACAACCTGGTGCGTACGGTCAGCCTCGCGCCGCAGGACGGCATGGTCCGCGGTGCCGAGGTGCGCGACACCGGAGAGCCGATCAGCGTCCCCGTCGGTGACGTCGTCAAGGGCCACGTGTTCAACACGCTGGGCGAGTCGATGGACGTGCCCAGCTCGGAGCTGGAGGTCACCGAGCGCTGGCCGATCCACCGCTCCGCCCCGAGCTTCGACCAGCTCGAGTCGAAGACCGAGATGATGGTGACCGGTCTCAAGGTCATCGACCTGCTCACCCCCTACGTGCGGGGCGGGAAGATCGGTCTGTTCGGCGGTGCCGGCGTCGGCAAGACCGTGCTGATCCAGGAGATGATCACCCGTATCGCCCGTAACTTCGGCGGTGTCTCGGTGTTCGCCGGCGTGGGTGAGCGCACCCGCGAGGGCACCGACCTCTTCCTGGAGATGGGCGACATGGGGGTGCTGGACGACACCGCCCTCGTGTTCGGCCAGATGGACGAGCCGCCGGGCACCCGGCTGCGTGTGGCACTGTCCGCGCTGACCATGGCGGAGTACTTCCGCGATGCGAAGAAGCAGGACGTGCTGCTGTTCATCGACAACATCTTCCGGTTCACCCAGGCGGGCCAGGAGGTCTCCACCCTGCTCGGGCGGATGCCCTCCGCGGTGGGTTACCAGCCCAACCTGGCGGACGAGATGGGTCAGCTCCAGGAGCGGATCACCTCGACCCGAGGCCACTCGATCACCTCGATGCAGGCGATCTACGTTCCCGCGGACGACTACACCGACCCGGCGCCGGCGACGACGTTCGCCCACCTGGACGCGACGACCGAGCTTTCCCGCTCGATCTTCCAGAAGGGCATCTTCCCGGCGATCGACCCGCTGTCGTCCACCTCGCGCATCCTCGACCCGCAGTTCGTGGGTCAGGAGCACTACGACGTCGCCCAGCGGGTCATCCAGATCCTGCAGCGGAACAACGACCTGCAGGACCAGATCGCCATCCTCGGCATCGACGAGCTGTCCGAGGAGGACAAGATCACGGTGAACCGGGCGCGGCGACTGGAGCGTTTCCTGTCGCAGAACATGTACGTCGCCGAGAAGTTCACCGGCGAGCCGGGCGTGTTCGTGACGCTGGAGGAGACCATCGCCTCCTTCAAGGCGCTGTGCGACGGTGAGTACGACCACCTGCCGGAGCAGGCGTTCCTCGGCGTGGGCAGCATCGAGGGGGCCGAAGAGAAGGCCAGGACGCTGCAAGGCTAG
- a CDS encoding F0F1 ATP synthase subunit gamma: MGAQLRVYRRRIRSTRSMAKITRAMELIATTRITKAQRAVEAAEPYAREINRAVSAVAGRVDEHPLLNEAENPTRAAVLVITSDKGLAGPYTTNAIKEAESLGALLEQQGKEPLLYVVGSKGIAYYQFRKRTMEQTWEGITERPSYKHAREIGSALMDRFIQETEEGGVDEIHIVSTEFISMLTQRAASRRALPLKVEEVDKEQLEQEQGGALPLYDFEPSREEALDQLLPQYVANRIYFALLESAASQHASRRNAMKAATDNAEELVQNLTRQANQARQAEITNEISEIVGGADALTGASAGSE, from the coding sequence ATGGGAGCACAGCTTCGCGTCTATCGCCGGAGGATCCGCTCGACCAGGTCGATGGCGAAGATCACCCGTGCGATGGAGCTCATCGCCACCACCCGCATCACGAAGGCGCAGCGGGCGGTCGAGGCGGCGGAGCCCTACGCGCGAGAGATCAACCGGGCCGTCTCGGCCGTGGCCGGTCGCGTCGACGAGCACCCGCTGCTCAACGAGGCGGAGAATCCCACGCGGGCCGCTGTCCTGGTGATCACGAGCGACAAGGGTCTCGCCGGTCCCTACACGACCAACGCCATCAAGGAAGCCGAGTCCCTGGGCGCGCTGTTGGAGCAGCAGGGCAAGGAGCCCCTGCTGTACGTGGTGGGCAGCAAGGGCATCGCCTATTACCAGTTCCGCAAGCGCACCATGGAACAGACGTGGGAGGGGATCACCGAACGTCCCTCCTACAAGCACGCCCGTGAGATCGGGTCGGCCCTGATGGACCGGTTCATCCAGGAGACGGAAGAGGGCGGTGTGGACGAGATCCACATCGTCTCCACCGAGTTCATCTCCATGTTGACCCAGCGTGCGGCGTCGCGACGCGCGCTTCCGCTGAAAGTCGAGGAGGTGGACAAGGAGCAGCTGGAGCAGGAACAGGGCGGTGCCCTTCCGCTGTACGACTTCGAGCCGTCGCGGGAGGAGGCCCTGGACCAGCTGCTTCCGCAGTACGTGGCCAACCGGATCTATTTCGCGCTCCTGGAGTCGGCGGCGTCGCAGCACGCTTCGCGGCGCAACGCCATGAAGGCGGCTACCGACAACGCCGAGGAGCTTGTGCAGAACCTGACCCGCCAGGCCAACCAGGCCCGCCAGGCGGAGATCACCAACGAAATCAGTGAGATCGTCGGCGGTGCTGACGCCCTCACTGGTGCCAGCGCGGGGAGTGAATAA
- the atpA gene encoding F0F1 ATP synthase subunit alpha gives MAELTIRPEEIRNALQRFVQSYEPDTARAEEVGTITYSGDGIARIGGLPSAMANELLEFEDGTLGIAQNLEIGEIGAVVLGDFTDIEEGQTVRRTGEVLSVPVGDNFLGRVVDPMGRPIDGQGDIETTERRELELQAPSVMQRQPVEEPMQTGIKAIDSMTPIGRGQRQLVIGDRQTGKTAIGIDAIINQKSNWDSGDPDKQVHCVYVAIGQKGSTIAGVRSALEEAGAMDYTTIVAAPASDPAGFKYIAPYTGSAIGQHWMYNGKHVLVVFDDLTKQAEAYRAVSLLLRRPPGREAYPGDVFYLHSRLLERCAKLSDEMGGGSMTGLPIIETKANDISAYIPTNVISITDGQIFLESELFNQGQRPAVNVGTSVSRVGGDAQTKAVKKVTGSLRVGLAQYRELEAFAAFGSDLDSVSKAQLERGQRLMELLKQNQYNPFPMEKEAVSIWAGTSGHLDDVPVEDVQRFEADFLDYVSREHSGVLDNIRESGKFEDETADALKEAVETFKQSFETSQGTILGAEEESEALEESQVGQDTIKVAKSAGK, from the coding sequence ATGGCGGAGCTGACGATCCGGCCGGAGGAGATCCGGAACGCGCTGCAGCGCTTCGTCCAGTCGTACGAGCCTGATACCGCCCGTGCGGAAGAGGTCGGAACCATCACCTACTCCGGTGACGGTATCGCCCGCATCGGTGGCCTTCCCTCGGCGATGGCGAACGAACTGCTGGAATTCGAAGACGGCACGCTGGGTATCGCCCAGAACCTGGAGATCGGTGAGATCGGTGCCGTTGTCCTGGGTGACTTCACCGACATCGAAGAGGGCCAGACGGTGCGCCGCACCGGGGAGGTCCTCTCCGTGCCGGTCGGGGACAACTTCCTGGGTCGCGTCGTCGACCCGATGGGTCGCCCGATCGACGGTCAGGGTGACATCGAGACGACCGAGCGTCGTGAACTGGAGCTGCAGGCACCGTCGGTGATGCAGCGCCAGCCGGTCGAGGAGCCGATGCAGACCGGTATCAAGGCGATCGACTCGATGACGCCGATCGGCCGCGGCCAGCGGCAGCTGGTCATCGGCGACCGGCAGACCGGCAAGACCGCGATCGGTATCGACGCGATCATCAACCAGAAGTCCAACTGGGATTCCGGGGACCCCGACAAGCAGGTGCACTGCGTCTACGTCGCGATCGGCCAGAAGGGCTCGACCATCGCCGGCGTACGCAGCGCGCTGGAGGAAGCCGGCGCGATGGACTACACCACCATCGTGGCCGCCCCCGCCTCCGACCCCGCTGGTTTCAAGTACATCGCCCCGTACACGGGTTCGGCGATCGGCCAGCACTGGATGTACAACGGCAAGCACGTGCTGGTCGTCTTCGACGACCTGACGAAGCAGGCCGAGGCCTACCGCGCGGTGTCCCTGCTGCTGCGCCGTCCCCCGGGCCGTGAGGCCTACCCGGGTGACGTGTTCTACCTGCACTCGCGTCTCCTGGAGCGCTGCGCGAAGCTCTCCGACGAGATGGGCGGGGGCTCGATGACCGGTCTGCCGATCATCGAGACGAAGGCCAACGACATCTCGGCCTACATCCCCACCAACGTCATCTCCATCACCGACGGCCAGATCTTCCTGGAGTCCGAGCTGTTCAACCAGGGGCAGCGGCCGGCGGTCAACGTCGGGACGTCCGTCTCCCGTGTCGGTGGTGACGCGCAGACGAAGGCGGTCAAGAAGGTCACCGGTTCGCTGCGTGTGGGTCTGGCCCAGTACCGCGAGCTGGAGGCGTTCGCCGCCTTCGGTTCGGACCTGGACTCGGTGTCCAAGGCGCAGCTGGAGCGCGGTCAGCGGCTGATGGAGCTGCTCAAGCAGAACCAGTACAACCCGTTCCCGATGGAGAAGGAAGCCGTCTCCATCTGGGCGGGGACCTCCGGCCACCTGGACGACGTTCCGGTGGAGGACGTGCAGCGGTTCGAGGCGGACTTCCTGGACTACGTCTCCCGCGAACACTCCGGTGTCCTGGACAACATCCGGGAGAGCGGCAAGTTCGAGGACGAGACGGCCGACGCCCTCAAGGAGGCCGTCGAGACGTTCAAGCAGTCCTTCGAAACCAGCCAGGGCACCATCCTCGGCGCTGAGGAGGAAAGCGAGGCGCTGGAGGAGAGCCAGGTCGGCCAGGACACGATCAAGGTCGCAAAGAGCGCCGGGAAGTAG
- a CDS encoding F0F1 ATP synthase subunit delta encodes MRGISRRSLDAVTRRLDDILPSANAATLGHELFEVVALLGEERSLRRWLAEPANDADSKSGLVSELLESRVSPATVLVACDIVRAEWSRSRDMVDAAERMAVYATVASVENEQRLGELEDELFRFRRIVEAEPELRAALTAEGTTAEGKRALVQDLLSGKTNASTLELVTEAVTRPRGRKLEQGLEHYGQLVAERAQRYVAVVRTAAPLSAQQQERLQTVLTRRYGRTMHLNIDVDPQVVGGMSIHVGDEVIDGTIAGRLAEVRRRLAG; translated from the coding sequence ATGCGTGGGATCAGCCGCAGGTCACTGGACGCGGTCACCCGGCGCCTGGACGACATCCTCCCGTCGGCGAACGCCGCCACGCTGGGGCACGAACTGTTCGAGGTCGTGGCCCTGCTGGGGGAGGAGAGGTCCCTGCGCCGGTGGTTGGCGGAACCCGCCAACGACGCGGACAGCAAGTCCGGCCTGGTCTCCGAGCTGCTGGAGTCCCGGGTATCGCCGGCCACGGTGCTTGTGGCCTGCGATATCGTACGGGCCGAATGGTCCAGGAGCCGGGACATGGTGGACGCCGCCGAACGGATGGCGGTCTACGCCACGGTCGCCAGTGTCGAGAACGAACAGCGTCTCGGCGAGCTGGAGGACGAGCTGTTCCGGTTCCGTCGCATCGTCGAGGCGGAACCGGAACTGCGCGCGGCACTCACGGCGGAGGGCACCACCGCCGAAGGCAAGCGGGCCCTGGTGCAGGACCTGCTCTCCGGCAAGACCAACGCGTCCACACTCGAGCTGGTCACCGAGGCGGTGACCCGGCCACGGGGACGTAAGCTGGAACAGGGGCTGGAGCACTACGGGCAGCTCGTAGCCGAACGCGCGCAGCGTTACGTGGCGGTGGTGCGCACCGCCGCCCCGCTCAGTGCGCAGCAGCAGGAGCGGCTCCAGACCGTACTGACCCGGCGCTACGGCCGGACCATGCACCTGAATATCGACGTCGACCCGCAGGTCGTGGGGGGAATGTCCATCCACGTGGGCGACGAGGTCATCGACGGCACGATCGCCGGGAGGCTCGCTGAGGTCCGGCGGCGGTTGGCCGGCTGA
- a CDS encoding F0F1 ATP synthase subunit B, with protein MILAAEQGNVLRIHWDEFTFGLIAFLLIFGVVTKMWPKITSALDERANQIEGGIERARKAEAEAEEVREQYRLKLEEAHRQYAQEVEKAKEQRAAIIAEAREEAQTEANRIIENGHAQLEADRQQALAQLRAEIGTLSTDLAERIVGETLDDDAAQNRVIDRFLDELEQGEGTRQQAEVR; from the coding sequence ATGATCTTGGCAGCCGAACAAGGCAACGTCCTACGGATCCACTGGGACGAATTCACTTTCGGCCTCATCGCCTTCCTCCTCATCTTCGGCGTCGTCACCAAGATGTGGCCGAAGATCACCTCGGCCCTGGACGAGCGTGCCAACCAGATCGAGGGTGGCATCGAGCGTGCGAGGAAGGCCGAGGCCGAGGCCGAGGAGGTTCGCGAGCAGTACCGGCTGAAGCTCGAGGAAGCTCACCGGCAGTACGCGCAAGAGGTGGAGAAGGCCAAAGAGCAGCGTGCCGCCATCATCGCCGAGGCGCGTGAGGAGGCCCAGACGGAGGCCAACCGCATCATCGAGAACGGGCACGCCCAGCTCGAGGCGGACCGCCAACAGGCCCTCGCGCAGCTGCGGGCGGAGATCGGCACGCTCTCCACCGACCTCGCCGAACGCATCGTGGGGGAGACCCTCGACGATGACGCGGCCCAGAACCGGGTGATCGACCGGTTCCTGGACGAACTGGAACAGGGCGAGGGAACACGCCAACAGGCAGAGGTGCGCTGA
- the atpE gene encoding ATP synthase F0 subunit C, giving the protein MELEGSLNAIGYGLAAIGPGIGVGLIFGMGVQAIARQPEARGILQGQMIFGFAVVEALAILGFVLAFVL; this is encoded by the coding sequence ATGGAACTCGAAGGCAGCCTCAACGCGATCGGTTACGGCCTCGCCGCCATCGGCCCCGGCATCGGCGTCGGCCTGATCTTCGGCATGGGCGTGCAGGCCATCGCCCGTCAGCCGGAGGCCCGAGGGATCCTGCAGGGCCAGATGATCTTCGGCTTCGCCGTGGTCGAGGCCCTGGCCATCCTGGGCTTCGTGCTCGCGTTCGTCCTGTAA
- the atpB gene encoding F0F1 ATP synthase subunit A, translating into MSADVRTVAAAGGDCPEPHIFNQQGCGFEAPGTDLFFPAPWIDFGLPLSSGITKYALVLVISALVVIGFWYFTTRKATVVPSRRQSVAELLVSFIRDQVTRTTMGKAGDKFLPLMVTLFLFIFAMNLMGIIPGLQLPVTSNLAFPAVLALFVFVLWNAVGIRTHGAGAHFKARLVPSGVPAWILPLVVPIEALSNFIIRPLTHSVRLFATMFAGHLLLAVFAAAGFYMFNPTTAMGPLLGAVSVGYSGIALIGFLLFTVFELFIMAVQAYVFILLSSIYLGEAMEGAH; encoded by the coding sequence GTGAGTGCTGACGTGCGCACTGTAGCCGCCGCAGGTGGAGACTGCCCCGAGCCGCATATCTTCAACCAGCAGGGCTGCGGATTCGAAGCTCCTGGCACTGACCTGTTCTTCCCGGCACCGTGGATCGACTTCGGTCTTCCGCTCTCGTCGGGTATCACCAAGTACGCGCTGGTGCTGGTGATCTCGGCACTCGTGGTGATCGGGTTCTGGTACTTCACCACCCGCAAGGCCACGGTCGTCCCCAGCCGGCGGCAGAGCGTAGCCGAGCTCCTGGTCTCCTTCATCCGCGACCAGGTCACCCGTACGACCATGGGCAAGGCTGGGGACAAGTTCCTGCCCCTGATGGTGACCCTGTTCCTGTTCATCTTCGCCATGAACCTCATGGGGATCATCCCCGGGCTCCAGCTCCCGGTGACGTCCAACCTGGCGTTCCCGGCGGTCCTGGCACTGTTCGTCTTCGTGCTGTGGAACGCCGTCGGGATCCGCACACACGGCGCGGGAGCCCACTTCAAGGCCCGGCTGGTCCCCAGCGGTGTTCCGGCGTGGATCCTTCCCCTGGTGGTGCCGATCGAGGCACTCTCCAACTTCATCATCCGCCCGCTGACTCACTCGGTCCGTCTGTTCGCGACCATGTTCGCGGGGCACCTGCTGCTGGCGGTCTTCGCCGCGGCCGGCTTCTACATGTTCAATCCCACGACGGCCATGGGGCCGCTGTTGGGCGCGGTCTCCGTGGGCTACTCGGGGATCGCCCTGATCGGCTTCCTGCTGTTCACCGTTTTCGAACTGTTCATCATGGCCGTGCAGGCATACGTGTTCATCCTGCTGTCCTCCATTTACCTCGGTGAGGCCATGGAGGGCGCGCACTAG
- a CDS encoding MraY family glycosyltransferase yields the protein MREYALTFVIAVAVTYLLTPAVRRAAVAFGAAPPVRDRDVHTEPVPRMGGIAIYGGFAAALLVSAQLPHLRGVFNTDTWEGLLLAGGLITVIGVVDDKWGIGPVAKLAGQTAAAGILVWRGVEMLWLPLPTTQLSLGPWLGAVISIMLIVVTINAVNFADGLDGLAAGIVAISAFAFFAYYYVAAVDQGYERQSYPAMIAIILAGVCIGFLGHNFHPARVFMGDTGSMLLGLLMTSITITVTGQFIPEPATRERGEQGAVSVPTGEAAESIGSDHALVIFLPVLLPLLVLALPLADLTLAVVRRTMAGKSPFAPDKKHLHHRLLELGHSHARAVLLMYLWAAIIAFASVSLSVFNAPYMVLAVTTLVAACAVALITLPRWQRWRRRYRGFGSGSCSVSGKAPSSGGQ from the coding sequence GTGCGTGAGTACGCGCTCACTTTCGTCATCGCCGTGGCGGTCACGTACCTGTTGACTCCCGCCGTGCGGCGGGCGGCTGTCGCCTTCGGGGCCGCACCTCCCGTGCGGGACCGTGACGTGCACACGGAGCCGGTGCCGCGCATGGGCGGGATCGCGATCTACGGCGGGTTCGCCGCCGCGCTGCTGGTCTCCGCGCAGCTGCCGCACCTGCGGGGTGTTTTCAACACCGACACCTGGGAGGGACTGCTGCTGGCCGGCGGTCTCATCACGGTCATCGGCGTCGTCGACGACAAGTGGGGCATCGGGCCCGTGGCCAAACTCGCCGGCCAGACCGCGGCCGCGGGGATCCTGGTGTGGCGCGGCGTGGAGATGCTGTGGCTCCCCCTGCCGACGACCCAGCTCTCCCTGGGGCCGTGGTTGGGCGCGGTGATCTCGATCATGCTGATCGTGGTGACCATCAACGCGGTCAACTTCGCCGACGGTCTGGACGGCCTCGCTGCGGGAATCGTGGCGATCTCGGCCTTCGCGTTCTTCGCCTACTACTACGTGGCGGCCGTGGACCAGGGCTACGAGCGGCAGTCCTACCCGGCGATGATCGCGATCATCCTCGCCGGCGTGTGCATCGGTTTCCTCGGACACAACTTCCACCCCGCGCGGGTGTTCATGGGCGACACCGGGTCGATGCTGCTCGGTCTGCTTATGACATCGATCACGATCACCGTGACCGGCCAGTTCATCCCCGAGCCCGCGACCAGGGAGCGGGGGGAGCAGGGCGCGGTCAGCGTGCCGACGGGGGAGGCCGCGGAGAGCATCGGGAGCGACCACGCCCTCGTGATCTTCCTTCCGGTGCTGTTGCCGCTGCTGGTGCTGGCGCTCCCGCTGGCGGACCTGACACTGGCGGTGGTGCGCCGCACCATGGCGGGGAAGTCGCCGTTCGCCCCGGACAAGAAGCACCTGCACCACCGGCTGCTGGAACTGGGGCACTCCCACGCCAGGGCGGTGCTGCTGATGTACCTGTGGGCGGCGATCATCGCGTTCGCGTCCGTGTCACTGTCGGTCTTCAACGCTCCCTACATGGTGTTGGCGGTGACCACGCTGGTGGCGGCGTGCGCGGTGGCACTCATCACGTTGCCGCGGTGGCAGCGTTGGCGGCGCCGTTACCGGGGTTTCGGTTCCGGCTCCTGTTCCGTTTCCGGAAAGGCCCCGTCCTCGGGCGGGCAGTAG
- a CDS encoding L-threonylcarbamoyladenylate synthase: MSRGYDCADAQERSDGIADAASTVRRGELVVLPTDTVYGIGSDAFSPAAVSGLLSAKGRGRDMPPPVLVGSVRAAQALIDDLGRHGQDLIEEFWPGPLTLVCTATPSLSWDLGDTKGTVAVRMPMQPVALDLLREVGPMAVSSANTSGEPAATTADEARRQLGDSVGVYLDGGTCDTGVPSTIVDMTYAVPRVLRDGAIPVERLRAVCGTVITAKPQTATGSADADTSREDTGEEPSAEASAPEDAGAEESGDSTGRADSRNDGEDREHQG; the protein is encoded by the coding sequence ATGAGCCGCGGTTACGACTGCGCCGATGCCCAGGAACGTTCGGACGGCATCGCCGACGCCGCCTCGACCGTCCGCAGGGGGGAACTGGTGGTGCTCCCCACGGACACCGTGTACGGGATCGGCAGCGACGCCTTCAGCCCGGCCGCTGTATCGGGGCTGCTCAGTGCCAAGGGGCGCGGCCGGGACATGCCCCCACCGGTGCTGGTGGGCTCCGTGCGCGCCGCCCAGGCACTCATCGACGACCTGGGCCGGCACGGCCAGGACCTGATCGAGGAATTCTGGCCCGGCCCGTTGACACTGGTGTGCACCGCCACCCCCAGCCTCTCCTGGGACCTCGGGGACACCAAGGGGACGGTGGCGGTGCGGATGCCGATGCAGCCGGTGGCGCTTGACCTGCTCAGGGAGGTCGGTCCGATGGCGGTCAGCAGCGCCAACACCTCGGGAGAACCGGCCGCGACGACAGCGGACGAGGCGCGGCGGCAGCTCGGGGACAGCGTCGGGGTGTACCTCGACGGCGGGACCTGCGACACCGGTGTTCCCTCCACCATCGTCGACATGACCTACGCGGTGCCGCGCGTCCTACGGGACGGGGCCATCCCGGTGGAACGGCTGCGGGCGGTGTGCGGCACGGTGATCACCGCGAAACCGCAGACGGCCACCGGCTCCGCCGACGCCGACACCAGCCGGGAGGACACCGGGGAGGAGCCGTCCGCCGAAGCGTCCGCACCCGAGGACGCCGGGGCGGAAGAGTCCGGGGACAGCACCGGGAGGGCGGACTCCCGCAACGATGGGGAGGACCGGGAGCACCAGGGCTAG
- the prmC gene encoding peptide chain release factor N(5)-glutamine methyltransferase, with protein MNFLLDEVARATLRLADAGIPSPRTDAEELAAFVHGVRRGELHQVADADFDALYWECVARRAAREPLQHITGHAYFRYLELQVGPGVFVPRPETEMVTERAIRTLRDMDVADPLAVDLGTGSGAIAISIAQEVPRSRVHAVEIDSRALEWARRNITGAGYQDRVTTHLADMREAVRELDGRVDLVISNPPYVPTRDAEDVQPEVRNYDPAPALWSGNDGLDAIRDLERIGRRLLRGGGVMIIEHGDGQGVDIPRLFPEDSGWRDVRNRKDLAHRDRFVEMRRVEQ; from the coding sequence ATGAACTTCCTGCTCGACGAGGTCGCTCGAGCTACGCTGCGGCTGGCTGACGCGGGTATCCCCTCGCCCCGCACCGACGCCGAGGAACTCGCGGCGTTCGTGCACGGCGTCCGTCGAGGGGAGCTGCACCAGGTCGCCGACGCCGACTTCGACGCCCTGTACTGGGAGTGCGTCGCCCGCCGCGCCGCGCGTGAGCCCCTACAGCACATCACCGGACACGCCTACTTCCGTTACCTGGAACTCCAGGTCGGCCCGGGGGTGTTCGTCCCGCGTCCCGAGACCGAGATGGTGACCGAGCGGGCGATCCGCACGCTCCGGGACATGGACGTCGCCGACCCCCTCGCCGTGGACCTCGGAACCGGATCGGGCGCCATCGCGATCTCCATAGCCCAGGAGGTGCCACGGTCCCGCGTGCACGCGGTTGAGATCGACTCCCGCGCCCTGGAATGGGCCAGGCGCAACATCACGGGCGCCGGCTACCAGGACCGGGTCACAACGCATCTGGCGGACATGCGGGAGGCGGTGCGCGAGCTGGACGGCCGTGTGGACCTGGTCATCAGCAACCCGCCCTACGTCCCGACGCGGGACGCCGAGGACGTCCAGCCCGAGGTGCGCAACTACGACCCGGCGCCGGCGCTGTGGTCGGGCAACGACGGTCTGGACGCGATCCGTGACCTGGAGCGGATCGGACGGCGGCTGCTGCGCGGCGGCGGTGTGATGATCATCGAACACGGGGACGGGCAGGGGGTGGACATCCCCCGGCTGTTCCCGGAGGACTCCGGGTGGCGCGACGTCCGCAACCGCAAGGACCTCGCCCACCGCGACCGCTTCGTGGAGATGCGCAGGGTGGAACAGTGA
- the prfA gene encoding peptide chain release factor 1, translating to MKLDDLLGEYYELEQQLADPEVHAEPGKARQLGKRYSHLTPIITTYRELMRVDSELETANELAADDPTIAHEADQLRTKREQLVERLEYLLIPRDPSDEKDIIVEVKAGAGGEESALFAGDLVRMYLRYAERQGWKTEVISATESDLGGYKDITLSFRNKGTPEPGRGVWTHLKFEGGVHRVQRVPVTESQGRIHTSAAGVLVVPEAEEIEVEIHDNDLRIDTYRSSGPGGQSVNTTDSAVRITHLPSGIVVACQNEKSQIQNKEQAMRILRSRLYAEAQAEAEAEAAAERKSQVRGLDRSERVRTYNFPENRISDHRIGYKAYNLDQVMEGELDGVVNALIDADNKERLEQAQQ from the coding sequence GTGAAGCTGGACGACCTTCTAGGTGAGTACTACGAGCTGGAGCAGCAGCTGGCCGACCCCGAGGTGCACGCGGAGCCGGGCAAGGCGCGTCAGCTCGGAAAGCGGTACTCCCATCTCACTCCCATCATCACCACGTACCGCGAGCTGATGCGGGTGGACAGCGAGCTGGAGACAGCGAACGAGCTGGCCGCGGACGACCCCACGATCGCCCACGAGGCCGACCAGCTCCGCACGAAGCGCGAACAGCTCGTCGAACGGCTGGAGTACCTGCTCATCCCGCGCGACCCCTCGGACGAGAAGGACATCATCGTCGAGGTCAAGGCCGGAGCGGGCGGAGAGGAGTCGGCGCTGTTCGCCGGCGACCTCGTGCGGATGTACCTGCGCTACGCCGAGCGCCAGGGCTGGAAGACCGAGGTCATCAGTGCCACCGAGTCGGACCTGGGCGGCTACAAGGACATCACGCTGTCCTTCCGGAACAAGGGCACACCCGAGCCGGGCCGGGGGGTGTGGACCCACCTCAAGTTCGAGGGCGGTGTGCACCGCGTGCAACGTGTGCCCGTGACGGAGTCGCAGGGACGTATCCACACCTCGGCGGCCGGGGTGCTGGTGGTGCCCGAGGCGGAGGAGATCGAGGTGGAGATCCACGACAACGACCTGCGGATCGACACCTACCGTTCGTCCGGTCCCGGCGGGCAGAGCGTGAACACCACCGACTCCGCCGTGCGGATCACCCACCTGCCGTCCGGCATCGTCGTCGCGTGCCAGAACGAGAAGAGCCAGATCCAGAACAAGGAACAGGCCATGCGGATCCTGCGCTCCCGGCTGTACGCCGAGGCCCAGGCGGAGGCCGAGGCGGAGGCCGCCGCCGAGCGCAAGAGCCAGGTGCGTGGCCTCGACCGCTCCGAACGGGTGCGCACCTACAACTTCCCGGAGAACCGGATCTCCGACCACCGCATCGGCTACAAGGCCTACAACCTCGACCAGGTGATGGAAGGGGAACTCGACGGGGTCGTCAATGCCCTCATCGATGCGGACAACAAGGAGCGGTTGGAGCAGGCCCAGCAGTAA